From the genome of Impatiens glandulifera chromosome 9, dImpGla2.1, whole genome shotgun sequence, one region includes:
- the LOC124915635 gene encoding receptor protein kinase TMK1-like produces the protein MMKFHTSVGLLALFLAFLFSFFISSDSQINPPTDSDVMLSLKKSLNPHPGLDWSDPDPCNWKHVACSVDKRITRIQIGHQNIKGTLSSDISYLTQLIRLELQWNNISGPLPSLRNLTSLQVIMLNDNLFNSIPIDFFSGMTSLQSVNIDNNPFSSWELPESLIDARALQNFSANNANIIGKIPDFFGPDKLSGLVNLHLAFNSLEGGLPASFSGSQIESIWVNGQKSNGKLTGSIDVIQNMTFLKEVWFQSNEFSGPLPDFSGMINLESLNLRDNHFTGLIPLSLTNLSSLRIVNLTNNLFQGPIPKFRNSVDVDFVKDTNSFCLPDPGNCDPLTNTLLTIAKSMGYPEKFSENWKGNNPCLDWFGLTCNGGNITIINFDKMGLNGTISAEFASVKSLRRLILSDNNFTGTIPPELVTLPELYEIDVSGNRLHGKVPSFRSNVMVKTGGNPDIGKDMSSSKGNDESGGKGGDGSNACEKSKSWIGTVVFFVVGGLFLIFLIGFVAFCFSYKTKQKRFG, from the coding sequence ATGATGAAATTCCACACTAGTGTAGGGCTTTTAGCTCTGTTTCTTGCATTTcttttttcattcttcatctcaTCCGATTCTCAAATCAACCCACCAACAGATTCCGACGTGATGTTATCTCTGAAGAAGAGCTTAAATCCACATCCGGGTCTAGACTGGTCTGACCCAGATCCTTGTAATTGGAAACATGTAGCCTGTTCCGTGGATAAACGTATAACCAGGATTCAAATCGGACATCAGAATATCAAAGGTACTCTCTCTTCTGATATTTCCTATCTAACTCAACTCATAAGATTGGAGCTTCAATGGAATAACATTTCCGGGCCATTACCAAGCTTGAGAAATTTAACCTCATTACAAGTCATAATGCTTAATGATAATCtattcaattcaattcctatTGATTTCTTCTCCGGCATGACTTCTTTACAATCTGTTAACATCGATAACAACCCGTTTTCGTCTTGGGAATTACCCGAAAGTCTCATCGACGCCAGAGCCCTGCAAAATTTCTCTGCTAACAATGCCAACATCATTGGGAAAATACCTGATTTCTTTGGCCCGGATAAGTTATCGGGTCTTGTGAATCTGCATTTGGCTTTCAATAGTTTGGAAGGCGGATTACCCGCTAGCTTTTCCGGTTCACAGATTGAATCCATATGGGTAAATGGGCAAAAGAGTAATGGTAAGCTCACCGGAAGTATAGATGTTATTCAGAATATGACATTCTTGAAAGAGGTTTGGTTTCAGTCAAATGAGTTTTCGGGTCCATTGCCTGATTTTTCGGGTATGATAAATTTGGAGAGTTTGAACCTTAGGGATAATCATTTTACTGGTCTTATTCCTCTGTCTTTAACAAATCTTAGTTCTTTAAGGATTGTGAATTTGACTAATAACTTGTTCCAAGGGCCGATTCCGAAGTTTAGGAATTCGGTTGATGTGGATTTCGTAAAGGATACGAATAGCTTTTGTCTACCCGACCCGGGTAACTGCGATCCTCTAACGAATACTTTACTCACTATCGCAAAATCTATGGGGTATCCTGAGAAATTTTCGGAGAATTGGAAGGGGAATAACCCTTGTTTGGATTGGTTTGGATTAACTTGTAATGGTGGGAATATTACTATTATCAATTTTGATAAGATGGGTTTAAATGGAACGATTTCGGCCGAGTTTGCCTCGGTTAAGTCACTGAGAAGATTGATTCTTTCTGATAACAATTTTACCGGAACGATACCACCGGAGCTTGTTACATTGCCGGAGCTTTATGAAATCGATGTCTCCGGCAATCGGCTCCATGGAAAGGTACCGTCTTTTAGGAGCAATGTGATGGTGAAGACAGGTGGTAATCCGGATATTGGGAAGGACATGTCGTCATCTAAGGGAAACGATGAATCCGGGGGGAAAGGCGGCGACGGGTCGAATGCTTGTGAGAAATCCAAGAGTTGGATCGGGACTGTTGTGTTCTTTGTTGTCGGCGGGcttttcttgattttcttgatTGGTTTTGTGGCGTTCTGTTTTTCCTATAAGACAAAACAGAAGCGGTTTGGCTGA
- the LOC124915419 gene encoding metal-nicotianamine transporter YSL3-like: MVSAIEDEEVLSTTQIEGRINSELMDVEMKRIPPWNKQITFRGVIASILIGIIYSVISMKLNLTTGIVPNLNVSAALLAFVFIQTWTKLLQKFGFMPTPFTRQENTIIQTCAVACYSLSFGGGFSSYLLGLNKKTYEQAGVDTEGNTPGSYKEPNLGWMMPFLFVVSFVGLLALVPFRKIMIIDYKLAYPSGTATAVLINGFHTQKGDEMAKKQVKGFGKFFCFSFAWNFFQWFYTAGEGCGFSNFPTFGLQALKNSFYFNFSTTYVGAGMICPHVVNLSLLFGAVLSWGVMWPLIGEKKGDWFPSSLPTSSMKSLNGYKVFISISLILGDGLYNFIKILFFTGRSMCGKLKKRNLKTFPVEAENTSRTDLQRNEVFTREGIPLWVSCIGYLIFWVISIVVIPLLFPVLKWYYVAITYIIAPSLSFCNAYGTGLTDMNMSYNYGKVALFVLAAIVGKESGGVVAGLIGCGLIKSMVSISSDLMLDLKTAHLTLTSPRSMLISQAIGTIIGCIVAPSTFFLFYKAFDIGNPDGEYKAPYAIIYRNMAILGVEGFSALPAHCLQLCYGFFGFAVLANLIRDLGPMKVRGWVPLPMAMAVPFLVGAYFAIDMCVGSLVVFILNRLNRTKAALMVPAIASGLICGDGLWILPSSVLALAGVKPPICMKFSSG, translated from the exons TTCAGAGCTGATGGATGTGGAAATGAAAAGAATTCCTCCCTGGAATAAACAGATCACATTTCGGGGAGTTATTGCAAGTATTTTAATCGGAATCATATACAGTGTGATATCGATGAAGCTTAATCTAACGACTGGGATTGTTCCCAATCTGAATGTCTCTGCTGCTCTTCTTGCCTTTGTGTTCATCCAGACATGGACCAAGTTGCTTCAGAAGTTCGGTTTTATGCCCACTCCTTTCACCCGTCAAGAGAATACAATCATTCAGACATGCGCTGTCGCATGTTACAGTCTTTCTTTTGGAG GTGGGTTTAGTTCTTATTTGCTGGGATTGAACAAGAAGACATATGAGCAAGCTGGTGTTGATACAGAGGGGAACACTCCGGGAAGTTATAAGGAACCTAATTTAGGTTGGATGATGCCTTTCCTCTTTGTTGTCAGTTTCGTTGGCCTCCTGGCTCTAGTTCCCTTCAGAAAG ATCATGATTATAGACTACAAATTGGCTTACCCAAGTGGAACTGCCACCGCTGTTCTTATCAATGGTTTTCACACCCAAAAAGGAGATGAGATGGCCAA GAAGCAAGTTAAGGGGTTTGGGAAATTCTTCTGCTTCAGTTTTGCTTGGAACTTTTTCCAGTGGTTTTACACAGCTGGGGAAGGGTGTGGATTCTCTAACTTCCCTACATTCGGATTGCAAGCTTTGAAGAATTC GTTTTACTTTAATTTCAGCACGACATATGTTGGGGCAGGGATGATCTGCCCACATGTCGTGAACTTGTCTCTTCTTTTCGGAGCTGTTCTGTCTTGGGGAGTAATGTGGCCATTAATTGGAGAGAAAAAGGGAGACTGGTTCCCTTCTTCTTTACCCACAAGCAGTATGAAAAGCTTAAATGGTTACAAA GTTTTCATTTCTATTTCTCTGATCTTAGGAGATGGTCTCTACAATTTTATCAAGATACTGTTTTTCACTGGTAGGAGCATGTGTGgaaaattgaagaagaggaaTCTCAAGACAT TTCCAGTTGAAGCCGAAAATACATCGCGGACTGATCTCCAGAGGAATGAAGTATTCACTAGGGAGGGAATTCCATTGTGGGTATCCTGCATAGGATATCTGATCTTCTGGGTAATTTCGATTGTGGTGATCCCACTATTGTTCCCCGTCCTCAAATGGTACTACGTTGCAATCACTTACATAATCGCCCCTTCTCTAAGCTTCTGCAATGCGTATGGAACGGGTCTGACTGATATGAACATGTCTTATAATTACGGGAAAGTTGCGCTCTTTGTTCTCGCGGCCATTGTTGGTAAAGAGTCTGGTGGTGTGGTTGCTGGTCTCATCGGATGCGGTCTGATTAAATCGATGGTCTCAATTTCCTCTGATTTGATGCTTGATTTGAAGACGGCTCATCTGACCCTGACGTCTCCAAGATCAATGTTGATTAGTCAAGCAATCGGGACGATCATCGGCTGCATTGTCGCCCCTTCGACGTTTTTCCTCTTCTACAAAGCTTTCGACATTGGAAATCCGGACGGTGAATATAAGGCACCTTACGCAATTATATACAGGAACATGGCGATTTTGGGTGTGGAAGGTTTCTCTGCTCTGCCCGCCCACTGTTTGCAGCTCTGTTATGGGTTCTTCGGATTTGCGGTGTTGGCTAACTTGATAAGGGACCTAGGACCCATGAAAGTTCGGGGGTGGGTCCCGTTGCCGATGGCCATGGCGGTGCCTTTCCTTGTGGGGGCTTACTTTGCAATCGACATGTGCGTGGGGAGTTTAGTGGTGTTCATTTTGAACAGGTTGAACAGGACGAAAGCGGCCTTGATGGTTCCTGCAATTGCTTCTGGACTGATATGTGGAGATGGGTTGTGGATCCTCCCTTCCTCTGTTCTTGCATTGGCTGGCGTGAAGCCGCCAATTTGCATGAAATTTTCATCGGGATGA
- the LOC124916114 gene encoding protein RGF1 INDUCIBLE TRANSCRIPTION FACTOR 1-like: MSSSTISVQDEDAVDTQERVEWLNRFLARTFFGSSCRHCIDAGYHLQHKQFKIYRHVYKDVVVLSDMKNYLDCSQIQAYKCNQHLVIALKPLPHSGAHINDETACTTCKRRLLDPSSNSFCSISCKVHGFFTKEKYSDSPFLSLPSEKKEKRPRKVTPHRAPLQ, encoded by the exons ATGAGTTCCTCAACAATATCAGTCCAG GATGAAGATGCGGTCGATACTCAAGAACGTGTGGAATGGTTAAATCGTTTTTTGGCGAGGACTTTCTTCGGCTCAT CTTGTCGCCATTGTATTGATGCAGGTTATCATTTACAACATAAACAATTCAAGATTTACAGACATGTTTATAAGGATGTTGTAGTTCTTAGTGACATGAAAAACTACTTGGATTGCTCACAAATTCAG GCATATAAGTGTAACCAACATCTGGTAATAGCACTAAAGCCTCTGCCTCATTCTGGAGCACATATAAATGATGAGACTGCATGCACCACATGCAAGAGAAGATTGCTTGACCCATCTTCAAACAGCTTTTGCTCTATTTCCTGCAAG GTCCATGGATTTTTTACAAAGGAAAAATACTCTGATTCTCCATTCCTGTCACTTCCATctgagaagaaagaaaaacgcCCAAGGAAAGTCACCCCTCACAGGGCTCCACTTCAATAA
- the LOC124916113 gene encoding PHD finger protein MALE MEIOCYTE DEATH 1: protein MSIPVFEAIKKRKRTPKIYGLHTFGYSGSPISPSGPFRENILAFLRECAEPEEYNVDGMNIWCTFLLHETRGFLVPLYTIEESVEYSLSPFCDHCRCTGWSHHFVSKRKYHIIIPVDDDWNRPLDDHTFDQQTHLLHGLIHSNGFGHLLCINGIEGGSKYLYGREIMDLWDRICTNLKVRKITVEDQSKKRTMDLRLLHGISYGHSWFGRWGYKFCHGSFGATEYKYEIAIQVLSNLEIDSFIQDFSLSHQHRTIKQIACYYRDLSETKLLTMRDLLRFMLTRKFQAPVQKKQTTTTTTTNSYESSTRKVTQSKVVAKENSHLKYRKFENMAANDSRWPARRLEFAANVIVDALKEKKAFNKFKNCSMTRQEARDAARLHIGDTGLIDYVLKSLNNVIVGGQIVRRAVNPSTRVLEFSIHEVENGSGSGSGTGTIREDEGELAVISPKPASEKVTPAGEDVYEDVIYIYNNVLIGNHESKLVQLAIRTVLDSKHFVKEWPFLDPPDNLLRFVCRVNPFPGELEKTQIQFPKVMGEYITLPLHATIGILKAAVEMSMRKTYCAMEKLVIRSVKTMEEMEDEEVLFGLVQSGSEISLWGEGIDWEGELKHEGGAENWVVKCKCGTRDDDGERMVACDVCEVWQHTRCSGIGETEAVPPLFVCASCCASLMPTINQPQPSFDLDFLGTQLLISNGDGDHGDDDKRLVNTLFS from the exons ATGTCGATTCCAGTCTTCGAAGCCATAAAGAAACGTAAACGTACTCCAAAAATCTATGGCTTACATACATTCGGCTACTCCGGCAGTCCAATTTCTCCCTCCGGTCCTTTCCGAGAAAATATCCTGGCCTTCCTCAGAGAATGCGCCGAACCAGAAGAATACAACGTCGATGGAATGAACATTTGGTGTACCTTTCTCCTCCATGAGACCAGAGGTTTTCTCGTCCCGCTTTACACCATTGAAGAAAGCGTCGAGTATTCCCTCTCCCCATTCTGCGATCACTGCCGATGCACCG GTTGGAGTCATCATTTTGTGTCGAAACGTAAGTATCATATCATAATCCCGGTAGACGATGACTGGAATCGGCCTCTGGATGATCACACATTTGATCAGCAAACACATCTCCTACATGGATTGATCCATTCGAATGGTTTTGGTCATTTGCTCTGTATTAATGGAATTGAAGGCGGTTCTAAATATCTCTACGGGAGAGAGATTATGGATTTGTGGGATCGGATTTGCACCAATCTTAAAGTCAG GAAAATTACGGTGGAGGATCAATCGAAGAAACGAACTATGGATCTTCGTCTTCTTCATGGCATATCATATGGGCATTCTTGGTTTGGAAGATGGGGTTACAAATTCTGCCATGGAAGCTTCGGCGCGACtgaatataaatatgaaatagcGATCCAAGTTCTAAGCAATTTAGAAATTGACAGTTTCATACAAGATTTCTCTTTATCGCATCAACACCGGACAATTAAACAGATTGCTTGCTATTATCGAGACTTAAGTGAAACCAAATTGCTCACAATGAGAGATCTTCTCAGATTCATGCTCACCCGAAAATTCCAAGCACCGGTTCAGAAGAAAcagacgacgacgacgacaaCGACGAATTCATATGAAAGTTCAACCAGAAAAGTTACCCAAAGCAAGGTTGTAGCGAAAGAAAATAGTCACTTGAAGTACAGGAAATTCGAGAACATGGCCGCCAATGACAGCCGGTGGCCGGCGAGACGACTTGAATTCGCAGCCAATGTGATTGTGGATGCGTTAAAGGAGAAGAAAGCGTTTAACAAGTTCAAGAATTGTTCTATGACAAGACAGGAAGCTAGAGATGCGGCTCGCCTGCATATTGGGGACACGGGTCTAATCGACTACGTTCTGAAATCATTAAACAACGTGATCGTTGGAGGCCAGATTGTTCGCCGTGCCGTCAACCCATCAACCCGGGTTCTTGAATTTTCAATCCATGAGGTTGAGAACGGATCTGGGTCTGGGTCTGGAACTGGAACCATCCGGGAAGACGAGGGGGAACTCGCCGTGATATCTCCGAAGCCGGCTTCTGAAAAGGTGACTCCAGCCGGAGAAGATGTATACGAGGATGTGATTTACATATACAACAATGTGCTGATAGGAAACCATGAATCGAAATTGGTCCAATTAGCGATTAGAACAGTTCTTGACAGCAAGCATTTTGTGAAGGAATGGCCGTTCTTGGATCCACCCGACAACTTATTGAGATTTGTTTGCCGTGTCAACCCATTTCCAGGCGAATTGGAGAAAACCCAAATTCAATTCCCAAAAGTGATGGGAGAATACATTACTCTTCCTTTACACGCGACGATTGGAATTCTAAAGGCGGCGGTGGAGATGTCGATGAGGAAGACTTATTGCGCCATGGAGAAACTGGTAATAAGAAGCGTGAAGACAATGGAAGAGATGGAAGATGAAGaagttttgtttggtttagtTCAATCTGGATCAGAGATTTCGTTGTGGGGGGAAGGGATAGATTGGGAAGGGGAATTGAAACACGAAGGAGGAGCTGAGAATTGGGTGGTGAAGTGTAAATGCGGGACCAGGGACGATGACGGCGAGAGGATGGTGGCTTGCGATGTTTGTGAGGTGTGGCAGCATACAAGGTGCAGTGGCATAGGGGAAACAGAGGCGGTTCCACCTTTATTCGTTTGTGCTTCTTGTTGTGCTTCTCTTATGCCGACTATTAACCAGCCGCAGCCAAGCTTTGACCTAGATTTCCTGGGAACGCAACTTCTCATTAGTAATGGCGATGGCGATCATGGTGATGATGATAAAAGGCTCGTCAATACCTTATTTTCTTGA
- the LOC124914535 gene encoding metal-nicotianamine transporter YSL3-like, translating to MDQATTQIERTHLEDVRNELDVEMKRIPPWKKQITFRGVIASIFIGIIYSVILMKLNLTTGIVPNLNVSAALLAFVFIRTWTKLLRKSGFIPTPFSRQENTIIQTCAVACYSIAYGGGFGSYLLGLNKKTYEQAGVDTEGNTPGSYKEPDLSWMIPFLFVVSFVGLLALVPLRKIMIIDYKLAYPSGTATAVLINGFHTQKGDEMAKKQVQGFGKFFCLSFVWSFFQWFYTAGEGCGFSNFPTFGLQALKNTFYFDFSATYVGAGMICPHSVNLSLLFGAVLSWGVMWPLIGEKKGDWFPSSLPTSSMKSLNGYKVFISIALILGDGLYNFIKILFFTCRSIYGQLKKRKLRTFPVEEEEYASQTDLPRNEAFIREGIPLWVACTGYLVFSIISIMVIPQMFPVLKWYYVVITYLIAPSLSFCNAYGTGLTDMNMSYNYGKVALFVLSAMVGKESGGVVAGLIGCGLIKSMVSISSDLMHDLKTAHLTLTSPRSMLISQAIGTAIGCIVAPLTFFLFYKAFDVGNPDGEYKAPYALIYRNMAILGVEGFSALPTHCLQLCYGFFGFAVLANLIRDLGPMKVRELVPLPMAMAVPFLVGAYFAIDMCVGSLVVFILNRLNRTKAASMIPAIASGLICGDGLWILPSSVLALAGVKPPICMKFWSR from the exons ATGGATCAGGCGACAACCCAGATAGAGAGAACACATTTAGAAGATGTGAGGAATGAGCTGGATGTGGAAATGAAACGAATTCCTCCATGGAAGAAACAGATTACATTTCGGGGAGTCATTGCCAGCATTTTCATCGGAATCATTTATAGTGTTATACTGATGAAGCTAAATCTAACGACTGGGATTGTTCCCAATTTGAATGTCTCGGCTGCTCTCCTCGCCTTTGTGTTCATCCGGACATGGACCAAGTTGCTTCGGAAGTCTGGCTTTATCCCCACTCCTTTCTCCCGACAGGAGAATACAATCATTCAGACATGTGCTGTCGCATGCTACAGTATTGCTTATGGAG GTGGCTTTGGTTCTTATTTGCTGGGATTGAACAAGAAGACATATGAGCAAGCTGGTGTTGATACAGAGGGGAATACTCCTGGCAGCTATAAGGAACCTGATTTAAGTTGGATGATTCCTTTCCTCTTTGTTGTCAGTTTCGTTGGTCTCTTGGCTCTTGTTCCCCTCAGAAAG ATCATGATAATAGACTACAAACTGGCTTACCCAAGTGGAACTGCCACTGCGGTTCTTATCAATGGTTTTCACACCCAAAAAGGAGACGAGATGGCCAA GAAGCAAGTTCAGGGGTTTGGGAAATTCTTCTGCTTAAGTTTTGTTTGGAGCTTTTTCCAGTGGTTTTACACAGCTGGGGAAGGGTGTGGGTTCTCTAACTTCCCTACATTCGGATTGCAAGCTTTGAAGAATAC GTTTTACTTTGATTTCAGCGCGACATATGTTGGGGCGGGGATGATCTGCCCCCATTCCGTGAACTTGTCTCTTCTTTTCGGAGCTGTTCTTTCTTGGGGAGTAATGTGGCCATTAATTGGTGAGAAAAAGGGAGACTGGTTCCCTTCTTCTTTACCCACAAGCAGTATGAAAAGCTTAAATGGCTACAAA GTTTTCATTTCTATTGCTCTGATCTTAGGAGATGGCCTCTACAATTTTATCAAGATCCTATTTTTCACTTGTAGGAGCATATATGGACaattgaagaagaggaaacTCAGGACAT TTCcggtggaagaggaggaataTGCATCGCAGACTGATCTCCCAAGGAATGAAGCATTCATAAGGGAGGGAATTCCACTGTGGGTAGCCTGCACAGGATATCTTGTATTTTCGATCATTTCGATTATGGTGATCCCGCAAATGTTTCCCGTCCTCAAGTGGTACTACGTTGTGATCACTTATTTGATCGCGCCTTCTCTCAGTTTCTGCAATGCGTATGGAACGGGTCTGACTGATATGAACATGTCTTATAATTACGGGAAAGTTGCGCTCTTTGTTCTCTCTGCCATGGTTGGGAAGGAGTCCGGCGGAGTGGTGGCTGGTCTCATCGGTTGCGGCCTGATTAAATCCATGGTCTCGATTTCCTCGGATTTGATGCACGATCTAAAGACAGCTCACCTCACCCTCACCTCTCCAAGATCCATGTTGATTAGCCAAGCTATCGGGACGGCCATCGGCTGCATTGTCGCCCCTTTGACGTTTTTCCTCTTCTACAAAGCTTTCGACGTCGGAAATCCGGACGGTGAATATAAAGCACCCTACGCACTGATCTACAGGAACATGGCGATTTTGGGTGTGGAAGGGTTCTCTGCTCTGCCCACCCACTGTTTGCAGCTCTGTTACGGTTTCTTCGGTTTTGCGGTGCTGGCGAACTTGATAAGGGACCTAGGACCCATGAAAGTTCGGGAGTTGGTCCCGTTGCCGATGGCCATGGCGGTGCCTTTCCTTGTGGGGGCTTACTTTGCAATCGACATGTGCGTGGGGAGTTTAGTGGTGTTCATTTTGAACAGGTTGAACCGGACGAAAGCGGCCTCGATGATTCCTGCAATTGCTTCTGGACTGATATGTGGAGATGGGTTGTGGATCCTCCCTTCCTCTGTTCTTGCATTGGCTGGAGTGAAGCCGCCAATTTGCATGAAATTTTGGTCCAGATAA